The following coding sequences lie in one Miscanthus floridulus cultivar M001 chromosome 9, ASM1932011v1, whole genome shotgun sequence genomic window:
- the LOC136482651 gene encoding thioredoxin domain-containing protein PLP3B-like, with product MDPDSVKSTLSNLAFGNVIAAAARDLQKEMVAKDKAQATPASHDEVDLDELMDDPELEKLHAERIAALKKEAEKREVLKMQGHGEYREITEGDFLGEVTGSEKVICHFYHHEFYRCKIMDKHLKALAPIYVGTKFVKLDAENAPFFVAKLAIKTLPCVILFKKGIAVDRLVGFQDLRSKDDFSTRALENILKMKGIIDEKKKKDDDDDEESESKNRRVRSSTAQDSDSD from the exons ATGGATCCGGACTCGGTCAAGTCGACGCTCTCTAACCTTGCCTTCGGCAAcgtcatcgccgccgccgcccgcgaccTCCAGAAG GAAATGGTGGCTAAAGACAAAGCTCAAGCAACACCTGCAAGCCATGATGAAgttgatcttgatgagttgatggAT GACCCAGAACTTGAGAAGTTGCACGCGGAGAGAATTGCTGCCCTTAAG AAAGAGGCTGAGAAGCGTGAAGTGCTAAAAATGCAAGGTCACGGTGAATACAGGGAGATAACTGAAGGGGACTTCCTTGGGGAGGTTACTGGCAGTGAAAAAGTCATATGCCATTTCTATCACCATGAATTTTACCGTTGCAA GATCATGGATAAACATTTGAAGGCCCTTGCCCCAATCTATGTGGGAACAAAATTCGTCAAGCTTGATGCTGAA AATGCTCCATTCTTTGTGGCCAAACTGGCAATCAAAACGTTGCCATGTGTAATATTGTTCAA GAAGGGTATTGCTGTTGACCGGTTAGTTGGGTTTCAAGATCTCAGAAGCAAAGACGATTTTTCAACAAGAGCATTGGAAAATATTCTCAAGATGAAAG GGATaattgatgagaagaagaagaaagatgatgacgatgatgaagaAAGTGAGTCTAAGAATAGGAGGGTTAGATCTTCAACTGCCCAAGATTCTGACTCAGACTGA
- the LOC136482650 gene encoding uncharacterized protein, which translates to MAGRRRSDWLCGCACAGRDFIAPCKCKGTSKYVHRDCLDHWRAVKEGFAFSHCTTCKAPYYLRVHSHTDRKWRTLKFRFFVTRDILFIFALVQIVISALAYLVHFIDGYQQYWLRTAWGFDNEVSFYYICGALLFFALLGLSGCFITCYDRRVRNDLAQPCRELCLCCCQPGMCADCHLPGTLCMWTDCTTCFEGCATTAGECGGCLGGAGEAGLPLLLIMGVIMLGLFTVIGIFYSVLVATMVGQRIWQRHYHILAKRMLTKEYVVEDVDGERTDWSPPPLPAEHISQLKSLGLL; encoded by the exons ATGGCAGGGCGGCGGAGATCTGACTGGTTGTGTGGGTGTGCGTGCGCAGGGAGGGACTTCATCGCGCCCTGCAAGTGCAAGGGGACGTCCAAGTACGTGCACCGCGACTGCCTCGACCACTGGAGGGCGGTAAAG GAGGGATTTGCATTTTCCCATTGTACCACCTGCAAGGCTCCATATTACTTGAGGGTTCATTCCCACACTGACAGGAAATGGCGAACACTGAAGTTTCGTTTCTTTGTTACTAGAGATATACTATTCATCTTTGCTCTAGTCCAGATT GTCATCTCTGCATTGGCATATTTGGTACATTTTATTGATGGGTACCAGCAATATTGGTTAAGGACAGCCTGGGGTTTTGATAATGAAGTTAGTTTTTATTATATATGTG GTGCATTATTGTTTTTTGCTTTGTTGGGACTATCGGGATGCTTCATAACCTGTTATGACCGAAGAGTACGGAATGACTTGGCTCAGCCTTGTCGAGAATTATGTCTTTGTTGCTGTCAGCCAGG GATGTGTGCAGATTGCCATCTACCTGGCACGCTTTGCATGTGGACTGACTGCACTACCTGCTTCGAAGGCTGCGCTACCACAGCTGGCGAGTGTGGTGGTTGCTTGGGAGGTGCTGGGGAAGCCGGGCTACCGTTGCTCCTCATCATGGGGGTTATTATGCTTGGGCTTTTCACGGTTATCGGCATATTCTACAGTGTCCTGGTCGCAACAATGGTTGGCCAGCGGATCTGGCAGCGGCATTATCACATTCTTGCCAAGCGAATGCTAACCAAG GAGTATGTCGTAGAGGATGTCGATGGCGAGCGCACAGACTGGTCTCCGCCGCCACTACCCGCGGAGCACATCAGCCAGCTGAAGTCTCTGGGGCTTCTATAA